A genomic segment from Haloarcula limicola encodes:
- a CDS encoding mandelate racemase family protein: MAPEITSIESVEFSYPIEDVGTDQHGFNLVYEPGSVTERKLFALKVETDTGITGEYVGGNSPGAAQVNMFADYLLGKNPLERERHWSEMKRALRKYDRMGIGPIDIALWDFAGKYHDAAIHELLGTYQTEFPAYASTYHGDENGGLDTPEAFADFAEECREMGYQAFKIHGWGGSEGSRDLDREIDAVHAVGDRVGEEMDLMHDPACELETFADALKLGRALDEVGFFWYEDPYRDGGVSQHGHRKLRQALDTPILQTEHVRGLEPATDFIANEATDFLRADPEYDGGITGAMKRAKVAEGFGLDVEFHAPGPAQRQCIAAIRNTNYYELALVHPDCPNTQPPVYEGDYSDMLDTVDSDGMVSVPDGPGLGVEYDWDYIEDNQTGSVHTYE, from the coding sequence ATGGCTCCGGAGATCACCAGCATCGAGTCCGTAGAGTTTTCCTACCCCATCGAGGACGTGGGGACCGACCAACACGGGTTCAACCTCGTCTACGAACCCGGTTCGGTGACCGAGCGAAAACTGTTCGCGCTCAAGGTCGAGACGGACACCGGCATCACCGGCGAGTACGTCGGCGGGAACTCCCCCGGCGCGGCGCAGGTCAACATGTTCGCCGACTACCTCCTCGGGAAGAACCCGCTCGAACGAGAGCGCCACTGGAGCGAGATGAAACGCGCGCTCCGGAAGTACGACCGGATGGGGATCGGCCCCATCGACATCGCGCTCTGGGACTTCGCCGGCAAGTACCACGACGCCGCGATCCACGAGCTTCTGGGGACGTACCAGACTGAGTTTCCGGCGTACGCCTCGACGTACCACGGCGACGAGAACGGCGGCCTCGACACGCCCGAGGCGTTCGCAGACTTCGCCGAGGAGTGCCGGGAGATGGGGTATCAGGCGTTCAAGATCCACGGCTGGGGCGGCAGCGAGGGCTCGCGCGACCTCGACCGGGAGATCGACGCGGTCCACGCCGTCGGCGACCGGGTGGGCGAGGAGATGGACCTGATGCACGACCCGGCCTGCGAGCTGGAGACGTTCGCCGACGCGCTCAAACTCGGGCGGGCGCTCGACGAGGTCGGCTTCTTCTGGTACGAGGACCCCTACCGGGACGGCGGCGTCTCCCAGCACGGCCACCGGAAGCTCCGCCAGGCGCTCGATACGCCCATCCTCCAGACCGAGCACGTCCGCGGACTGGAGCCGGCGACGGACTTCATCGCCAACGAAGCGACGGACTTCCTGCGGGCGGACCCCGAGTACGACGGCGGCATCACCGGCGCGATGAAGCGCGCGAAGGTCGCGGAGGGTTTCGGCCTGGACGTGGAGTTCCACGCGCCCGGCCCCGCCCAGCGACAGTGTATCGCGGCCATCCGCAACACCAACTACTACGAGCTCGCGCTGGTCCACCCCGACTGTCCCAACACGCAACCGCCGGTCTACGAGGGCGACTACTCCGACATGCTCGACACCGTCGATAGCGACGGGATGGTGTCGGTTCCCGACGGTCCGGGACTGGGCGTCGAGTACGACTGGGACTACATCGAGGACAACCAGACCGGGAGCGTCCACACGTACGAGTGA
- a CDS encoding Gfo/Idh/MocA family protein → MTYSAGIIGTGGIAGMGILGMHDEDEIGQKKVRASHAGGYDAADGVELVAVADVDEEKLDRFGEAWDIPESGRYVGHAAMLDAEDLDVVSVCTPSYLHADHVVDAARSAADPALVWCEKPIASSVSDAETMVETCAETETELLVNHSFRFTSKLRRLRELVREDEIIGEVQSVATQFRMELLRNSTHLLDTLVYLLDDRAAQVSGYITGENEAVDSLQAAERVDDAGGGGFVVMDDGAFVTIDCTIPRAESSMTLNFIGSEGKLYLNNDDGEWRYWRLEDGDHVEEPLPGIEGAWTWDEDYRDAFANAASDIVSVLDGEMANPSTGEEATRSLEIIAGFYISHYTGGQVSIPLDRPLRDVTITSW, encoded by the coding sequence ATGACCTACAGCGCCGGTATCATCGGAACGGGCGGTATCGCCGGAATGGGCATCCTCGGAATGCACGACGAGGACGAGATCGGACAGAAGAAGGTTCGAGCGAGTCACGCGGGCGGTTACGACGCGGCCGACGGCGTCGAACTGGTCGCGGTGGCCGACGTGGACGAGGAGAAACTCGACCGCTTCGGCGAGGCGTGGGACATCCCCGAATCGGGTCGGTACGTCGGTCACGCGGCCATGCTCGACGCCGAGGACCTCGACGTGGTCTCGGTGTGTACGCCGTCGTATCTCCACGCGGACCACGTCGTCGACGCCGCCCGGTCGGCAGCCGACCCGGCGCTGGTCTGGTGTGAGAAACCTATCGCCTCCTCGGTCAGCGACGCGGAGACGATGGTCGAGACCTGTGCGGAGACGGAGACCGAACTGCTCGTCAACCACTCGTTTCGCTTCACGAGCAAACTCCGTCGGCTCCGAGAGCTCGTTCGCGAGGACGAAATCATCGGCGAGGTGCAGTCGGTGGCTACGCAGTTCCGCATGGAGTTACTTCGCAACTCGACGCACCTGCTCGATACGCTCGTCTACCTCTTGGACGACAGAGCGGCGCAGGTCTCGGGGTACATCACCGGCGAGAACGAGGCGGTCGACTCCCTGCAAGCGGCCGAGCGCGTCGACGACGCGGGCGGCGGCGGGTTCGTCGTGATGGACGACGGCGCCTTCGTGACCATCGACTGCACGATCCCCCGCGCTGAGTCCTCGATGACGCTGAACTTCATCGGGAGCGAGGGGAAACTCTACCTGAACAACGACGACGGCGAGTGGCGCTACTGGCGGCTCGAAGACGGCGACCACGTCGAGGAACCGCTGCCCGGCATCGAGGGCGCGTGGACCTGGGACGAGGACTACCGCGACGCCTTCGCCAACGCCGCGTCGGATATCGTCTCGGTGCTAGACGGCGAGATGGCGAACCCATCGACGGGCGAGGAGGCCACGCGCTCACTCGAGATCATCGCCGGCTTCTACATCTCCCACTACACCGGCGGTCAGGTGTCGATTCCGCTGGACCGGCCGCTGCGCGACGTGACTATCACGTCCTGGTGA